A single genomic interval of Vibrio maritimus harbors:
- a CDS encoding extracellular solute-binding protein, with product MEKAKAYFGVALGMTMGLTSMTSFAAEEKVLNIYNWSDYIAEDTIAKFEAETGIKVVYDVFDSNEVLEAKILSGNTGFDLVVPSNDFLGRQAKAGAFQKLDKSKLTNYKNLDPKLMGILADTVDPGNDYSVPYLWGTTGIGYNVEKVKAVLGEDAPVDSWDLVFKPENMEKLNKCGVGFLNAPTEIMAAALNYIGKDPNSTNPNDYKKDALELLKQVRPYVTYFHSSQYINDLANGDICVAIGWSGDVLQAADRAAEADNGVEVAYSIPKEGALAWFDLMAIPKEAKHPENAHLFINYLLRPEVIAEISNYVWYANPNPPSREFIDAEILEDPGIYPTEEAQAKLYSSKMLPHKTSRAMTRAWTDFLKN from the coding sequence ATGGAGAAAGCAAAAGCATACTTTGGTGTAGCGTTAGGGATGACAATGGGGCTTACCTCAATGACATCTTTTGCTGCTGAGGAAAAAGTGCTCAACATTTACAATTGGTCAGACTACATCGCGGAAGACACCATTGCGAAGTTTGAAGCGGAAACCGGCATCAAAGTCGTGTATGACGTATTCGATTCAAACGAAGTGTTAGAGGCGAAGATCTTATCGGGCAATACAGGCTTTGACCTAGTTGTACCGAGTAACGACTTCTTAGGTCGTCAGGCGAAAGCGGGGGCTTTCCAAAAGCTCGATAAGTCTAAGCTGACCAACTACAAGAACCTTGATCCGAAACTGATGGGTATTCTTGCAGACACTGTAGACCCAGGTAACGACTACTCAGTCCCTTACCTATGGGGTACGACGGGTATTGGTTACAACGTTGAGAAAGTGAAAGCAGTACTTGGAGAAGATGCACCTGTCGACAGCTGGGACCTTGTGTTCAAGCCAGAGAACATGGAAAAACTCAACAAGTGTGGTGTGGGCTTCTTGAATGCGCCAACCGAAATCATGGCGGCTGCGCTCAACTATATCGGCAAAGATCCAAACAGTACCAATCCAAACGACTACAAGAAAGACGCTTTGGAGCTGCTTAAACAAGTTCGTCCATACGTGACTTACTTCCACTCATCACAGTACATCAATGACCTAGCAAACGGTGATATCTGTGTCGCGATCGGTTGGTCTGGTGACGTCCTTCAAGCGGCAGATCGCGCCGCTGAAGCAGACAATGGTGTAGAAGTCGCGTACTCAATTCCGAAAGAGGGTGCACTCGCTTGGTTCGACCTAATGGCGATTCCAAAAGAGGCGAAGCACCCAGAGAATGCTCACCTGTTTATTAACTATCTACTTCGTCCGGAAGTGATTGCTGAGATCAGTAACTACGTTTGGTATGCGAACCCGAACCCACCATCGCGTGAGTTTATCGACGCAGAGATTCTTGAAGATCCAGGAATCTACCCAACAGAAGAAGCGCAAGCGAAGCTATATAGCTCGAAGATGTTGCCACACAAAACATCTCGTGCCATGACTCGCGCTTGGACCGACTTCCTTAAAAACTGA
- the potG gene encoding putrescine ABC transporter ATP-binding subunit PotG, which translates to MTVMSLDTELNHQHVAPVPPKPLLEIRGLTKDFDGHVAVDNIDLTINQGELFALLGASGCGKSTLLRMLAGFEQPTAGQIILDGEDLADIPPYKRPVNMMFQSYALFPHMTVEKNIAFGLKQDGMPSKEIDATVKHMLELVRMTDFAKRKPHQLSGGQRQRVALARSLAKKPKLLLLDEPMGALDKNLREKMQLEVVDILESVGVTCVMVTHDQEEAMTMATRIAIMNKGQFVQIGSPESIYEHPNSKFAAKFIGSVNIFEGVLETNEADHSTVRTPDMSNPISISHGISGAPGIPVSIAVRPEKITLCDHMNPSPNHCSGLVEDIAYMGNQSIYHVRLDSGKLVTATLQNTSRVRKGMPTWEQRVNLCWDKESCVVLKI; encoded by the coding sequence ATGACAGTGATGTCACTCGATACAGAGCTCAACCATCAACACGTTGCCCCAGTGCCACCGAAACCACTTCTAGAAATTCGAGGTCTGACTAAGGATTTCGATGGTCACGTCGCCGTGGACAACATTGATCTCACCATCAATCAAGGCGAGCTATTCGCGCTGTTAGGCGCTTCTGGCTGCGGTAAATCAACACTACTGCGCATGCTTGCAGGTTTCGAACAACCAACTGCAGGTCAAATCATTCTTGATGGCGAAGATTTGGCAGACATTCCGCCTTACAAACGACCTGTGAACATGATGTTCCAGTCGTACGCGCTGTTCCCACACATGACGGTGGAGAAGAACATCGCCTTTGGTCTCAAACAAGACGGCATGCCAAGCAAAGAGATCGACGCGACGGTGAAGCACATGCTCGAGCTGGTACGAATGACCGATTTCGCCAAGCGTAAACCGCATCAACTATCTGGCGGACAAAGACAGCGTGTCGCGCTGGCGAGAAGCTTAGCTAAAAAACCAAAACTGCTGCTGCTTGATGAGCCAATGGGTGCGCTAGATAAAAACCTTAGAGAAAAGATGCAACTCGAGGTGGTCGATATTTTAGAAAGCGTCGGCGTGACTTGTGTGATGGTTACCCACGACCAAGAAGAAGCCATGACCATGGCAACTCGCATCGCCATTATGAATAAAGGGCAGTTTGTACAGATTGGCTCGCCAGAGTCGATTTACGAGCACCCGAACTCCAAATTTGCGGCCAAGTTTATCGGCTCGGTCAACATCTTTGAAGGTGTGCTTGAAACTAACGAAGCTGACCATTCAACTGTTCGCACACCAGATATGAGCAATCCTATCTCTATCAGCCACGGTATCTCTGGCGCGCCGGGTATCCCCGTGTCGATTGCTGTGAGACCGGAGAAAATCACATTGTGCGATCATATGAATCCGTCGCCGAATCATTGTAGTGGACTCGTCGAAGACATAGCCTATATGGGTAATCAGTCGATCTATCACGTAAGGCTCGACTCAGGAAAACTGGTCACCGCAACACTGCAAAATACCAGTCGTGTTAGGA